Part of the Alphaproteobacteria bacterium genome, CGCTGCATGGGGGCGGAGACGGGGTGCATCCGCCCGCGGAATCGGTTGCCCATAAACGCCGGTTCTCCGGCGCATACGAACGACGGGAAATTCCGCGGATCGGCCACAACATACCGCAGGAAGCGCCGCAGGAATTCGCCGATGCGGTACTGGCGCTTGCCCGGGGCTGAAGGCGTGGAACCGGCGCGTCTGCGCATAAAGTCACGTATTTTCAGGGGTCAATGGTCGTGGCTGATGATTTCCATACCCTGCCGGATGCGTTAATCTATTCGAAAGAGAATTGCGTGTGAGAGGGGAAGGCATGTCATTTGGCTATCTGATCGGCGAAGTCGACGTCAAGGATCCGGAAGCATACAAGGAATATGTCGCCGGAACGCCGGCGGTCGTGGCCAAATTCGGCGGTGAATTCATCGTGCGCGGCGGAAAATTCGACGCCAGGGAAGGGCGGCCGCCGCTGGGCCGGGTCGTCGTCATCCGGTTTCCCAGTTACGAGAAGGCGAAGGCCTTTTATGAATCCAGGGAATACGCCGGATTGCTGGCCCTGCGCCAGTCGCTTACGGACAGCCGGTTGTTCCTGGTCGAGGGCGTCGATTGACGATTCGACGCTATCAGCGTTTTTTGTCCGATCATGTGGGATTGCGCCGGTTTCAGGGCAATGCCGTGCGGCTACGCCGCCGGCGGCGGCATGTAACCGGCAGCGACCGCCTCGATCAGGGCTTCAAATCGGGCCATGACCGCGGCAAGTGTGAACCGGTCCGGAAGCAGGCTTTCCCTCAGTACCGGAGCATCGTTGCGCGGTGTGCGCCGCATGGCTTCCGCGAACGCCGCTGCATCGTCCGCCAGGGTGATAGCGTTGCCGGCGGCGCCGATTTCGGCGATCCCGCCCGCATCGCGCCAGGCGATGACCGGTGAGCCGGTCGTGAGCGCTTCCAGAGCAGCATTCGGCATGCCCTCCCAGCGCGACGGCAGCAGGAACGCGTCGGCGCCCGCGTAGTGGGCCCAGGGGTCGTCGGTAAAGCCCGGGAAATCGACCCGTTCCGCGATCCCGAGGCGCCCCGCCTGCTGTTGCAGGGACGCGCAGTCGGGGCCGACGCCCAGCAGCGTCAGATGCGCATCATCCGGCAGTGTGGCGAACAGGTCCAGCAGGCGGTCGAATCCTTTCTGCGGCACCATCCGGCCGGCGGCGACGAAGCGCGGGCCGCCGCCCGGTTTCCGAACCGGATCCGCCGCTGCCTGTCGTATCATGGCGGTATCGACGGGATGCGGCAGGATTGCCAATCGCGCGCGATCGAGTCCGAAATCTTCGGCGAATTCCCGCGCCACGCGCGCGGAAGGGCACATGACCGCATCCGCAACCGGAAAATAGCGGCGGTAGAGCCATCGCATCAGCCCCGGCCATTGCGCCGTCGCCAGGCTGGCCGAGGGCGTATTCGATTCCCGGACGATGATGCGGGTTCCGGCCGGCAAGCGGCGGCGCTGCATCAGCACGGCCAGGTTGGCATGGCTGATCGTCGGTATGACGACGCCGCCGGGCACCGCCCGCAGGGCCTGGCCGAGACGGCGCCATGCATGTCGCAACCGGGGCGTCGCCAGGTCGGTGACCGCCATATCCGGCGGCACGAGGTTGCCGAGCGGTCCGGTACCGTGCAGGACAATCAGCCGGGGCGAGAAGCGTTCCCGATCGAGGTTCCGGGCCAGCGCGAGGACAACCCGCTCCGCGCCGCCGCCGGCGAAGGACGGCAGGACGAAGGTGACGGCGGTTCGGTCGGAACTGGTTATGCGGAAGCTCCCGTCCGGATTGAAATCGGTCTCGGCCGCGCCGCGGTGGCGGGCCGCTGACGCTGCGACGATGTGCCCTTGCCGGGCATGCTTTGGCAAGTTTTATTGGCCAACACCGCGCCAGTACAGTACAGGGTTTCCCGAAGATGCGGGTCGAACGAATTCATGCGGGGCATATCCTGGGGGTGGGCGGGTTGCTGGCGCCTGTCCTCGGTGTATTCGGGCCCAAACTCATTGCGCCGCTGGCCATGCTCGTGGTGCTGGGCCTGCTCGGGTGCCGGGCGTGGCGGCGGGAACCGTTCCCGCCCATTGACTGGCGTTTCACGGCGGTCACCGGAGTCATCGTTATCTGGTCCGGAATATCACTGGCCTGGACACTCGATCCGGTCGATGGCGCTCGGAAGTGGGTCTTGATCTTTGTCGCTGCCCTTCCGGTCCTGGCCACTTTCGCTATTGTGAAATCGCTTGCGCCGGAAGAGCGCCGGATCGCACAATTTGGCATTCTGGCCGGGATCACTGCCAGCTTCTTCCTGATCGTTTTCGATTTGACGAGCGGTGGAATGCTCAGCGGCCTCGTGTTTCCAAAAGACG contains:
- a CDS encoding DUF1330 domain-containing protein; the protein is MSFGYLIGEVDVKDPEAYKEYVAGTPAVVAKFGGEFIVRGGKFDAREGRPPLGRVVVIRFPSYEKAKAFYESREYAGLLALRQSLTDSRLFLVEGVD
- a CDS encoding glycosyltransferase, with the protein product MPKHARQGHIVAASAARHRGAAETDFNPDGSFRITSSDRTAVTFVLPSFAGGGAERVVLALARNLDRERFSPRLIVLHGTGPLGNLVPPDMAVTDLATPRLRHAWRRLGQALRAVPGGVVIPTISHANLAVLMQRRRLPAGTRIIVRESNTPSASLATAQWPGLMRWLYRRYFPVADAVMCPSARVAREFAEDFGLDRARLAILPHPVDTAMIRQAAADPVRKPGGGPRFVAAGRMVPQKGFDRLLDLFATLPDDAHLTLLGVGPDCASLQQQAGRLGIAERVDFPGFTDDPWAHYAGADAFLLPSRWEGMPNAALEALTTGSPVIAWRDAGGIAEIGAAGNAITLADDAAAFAEAMRRTPRNDAPVLRESLLPDRFTLAAVMARFEALIEAVAAGYMPPPAA